The sequence CCGCAGCGGCGGCGGCGCGGGTACGCGAAGTGGGCGCGCGCGCCGGTCTGTTGCTCGATCCGGATGCCCGCGTGGACACCCTGCCGGTTGGCGCACAACAACGCTGTGAAATCGTGAAGGCGCTCGCGCGTGATGTGCAGCTGCTGATTCTCGATGAACCCACGGCGGTGCTCGCACCGGCCGACGCGCGTGAACTGCTGGCCTGGGTACGCCGTTTCGCGGATGCCGGCAACGCGGTGGTGCTGATCACGCACAAATTGCGCGACGCGCTCGCCGTGGCCGATGACGTGACCGTGCTGCATCGGGGCCGCTCGGTGCTGTCGGTGCCGGCGCGTCAGACGACGGAAGCGGCACTGGCCGCGGCCATGCTTGGAGATGCGCAGCCTGCGCAGGATGGGGCGTCGGTGCAGAACATTCCGGATGTCCGGGGTGCGCCGGGTGCGCACGGCATGGCACGGTCCGGTCTTCGGTCTCCGGAGAAGAACGCGCATGAGCCACCGCCCGAAATCATTCTCTCGTTGCGTGATGTCACGTGGTGCGATGCCCGCGATGTCGTGCGCGTGCGACGGGCCAGCATGGACGTGCGGCGTGGAGAGATCGTGGGAGTTGCCGCGGTGGAAGGCGCCGGACAGCATGAGCTGCTGCGTCTGCTCGCCGGTCGTCTCACGCCGGTGCGCGGTTCCGTGATACGACCGATGGACGTGGGGTTCGTGCCCGAAGACCGCCACCGCGATGCCTTGCTGCTGGATGCGCCGTTGTTCGAGAACGTGGCGCTGCGCGGAGCGGGCGCCCGACGGGGACGTCTGTCATGGCCCGACTTCCGCCATCGCACCACGGCGCTCATGAGCCGATTCGATGTGCGTGCGGCCGGTACGGAAACGAGCGCCCGTACGTTGTCCGGCGGCAATCAGCAGAAGTTCGTGCTGGGTCGCGAACTGGGAGACGCACCGCCGGCGTTGGTGGTGGAGAATCCCTCCCGGGGGCTCGATTTCAAAGCCACGCAGGCCGTGCAGCAGGCGCTACGTGACGCCAGAGACCGCGGAACCGCCGTGGTGCTGTACAGCAGTGATCTCGACGAAGTGCTGGCGCTGGCCGACCGGGTATATGTGGTGCACGACGGACGGGTGACGGAGATGATCGCCGATCGGGATGCGGTGGGACGCGCGATGCTCGGCGCGCAGGCTTCGATGCCGTCGGCGGGCGCGTGATGCATCGCATGAAGCCGCGTATGATGCAGCGCGCGAATCATCCATGAATCATCCGGTCGAGGGTTCGACGACGGGGTCCACGACCGTTGCGGCGCGTGTTCCAGGCCAGGCATCCGCGGGCCTGCGGCAGGCCGGGTTGGCCGCCGGGCAGGTCGTGATGCTGCTGGCGATGGGGCTGTTCCTGCTCGCCGCGCTGCTCGTTGCCACGGGTCATCCGGTGATTCCCGCGCTGACGGCACTGTTTCGCGGCGCGTTCGGATCGTGGTACGCCATCACGTCGGCGACGCTCGTGCGCATGATTCCGCTGGGTTTTGCCGGACTGGCCGTGGCACTGGCCTTTCGTGCGGGCGTGCTCAATGTGGGAGCCGAGGGGCAGTTGCTGGTGGGCGCGGCGGCGGCGACAGCGCTGGCGTTACCGCTGCAGAACACCTCGCCGCTGCTGGCCATTCCGCTCATGATTGTGGGCGGTGCCGCGGCGGGCGGCGTGTGGGCGATGATTGCCGGTGTGCTGCGACTGCGATTCGGCGTGCTCGAGGTGATCAGCACGATCATGCTCAATTTCATCGCGCTCAATCTCACGGGATGGCTGGTGCGCGGCCCGCTGCAGGAACCGCAGCGCGTGAATCCGCAGTCGGCCTCGCTGCCGGCCTCGCTGCAGCTTCCGGTGCTGCTCGATGGAACGCGCTTGCACGCCGGTGTGATGATGCTGCCGGTGGTGGCCGTGGCTCTCTGGTGGTGGCTGTTTCACACCGCGAGTGGATTCCGGGTGCGTGCGGTGGGGGCCAACGTGCGGGCCGCGGAATCGGCGGGAGAGATTCGTGTGGCGCGCACCTTGCTGCTGGTGTTCCTGCTGAGTGGACTGCTGGCCGGACTGGGTGGCGCCGTGGAGTATCTGGGCATCACGTACGCGTTGTACGAAAACTTTTCGCCCGGATACGGCTACACGGCCATCGCCGTGGCGTTGCTCGCGCGGCTGCATCCGGTGGGTGTGCTGGCCACCGCGTTGCTCTTTGGTGCGCTCGAAGCGGGCGCCAACGCCATGCAGCGCGATGCGGGGGTGCCCAGTGTGGTGGTGTCGGTGGTGGAAGCGGTGCTGATCCTGCTGGTGGTGGCCGTGGACCGCTGGCGTGCACGCACATCGGACAGCGCGGGCGCGATGTCAGGAACCACTTCGGGAGCCACTCCAGGAGCGGCAGCGTGAGCGCCCTCGATGTCGGCACGGCGTTTCTCGAGTCGACGGTGCGCACCGCCACCCCACTCGCGCTGGCGGCGCTGGGCGAGTGTGTGAGCGAACGCGCCGGGGTGATCAACATCGGACTGGAAGGCTCGATCATTGCCGGCGCCCTCGGTGGAACGGTGGCCGCGGGGATCGTGGGTGTGGGCGGTGGATTCGTGGCCGGTGCTGTCGCGGGCATGGCCATTGCCGCCCTGTTCGCCTGGTTCACCGTGGGCATGCGGGCCGATCAGATCATCACCGGCACCGCGATCACGCTCTTCGCGCTCGGATTGACAGGCACCCTCTATCGTTCGGTGTTCGGCGCCGCCGGCGTGGCGCTCACGACGCCGACGGCCGGCACGTTCACGATTCCGGGACTCGCCTCGATTCCCCTCATCGGTCCGGCGTTCTTTTCGCAGCCGGTGGTGACATATGTCGCCATGACGTTCGCCGTCGTGCTGGCATGGTGGATGCGGCGTACCCATGCGGGACTCGCCCTGCGCGCGATCGGTGAATATCCCGAGGCCGCCGTGGCCGCGGGTATTGCGCCCCGTCGCATTCAGGCCCTCGCGGTGCTCTTTGCGGGCGCCATGGCGGGACTGGCCGGTGCCACACTCGTACTCGCGCAGGCGGGCACCTTCGTGGAAGGCATGTCGGCCGGACGCGGCTTCATCGCGATCGCCATCGTGGTGCTCGGACGCTGGCAGCCGCTGGGTGTGGCCGGCGCCGCACTGCTCTTCGGTGCGGCCAATTCCCTGCAGACGCTCTTTCAGTCGATGGGGTGGAGCGGCATACCGTATCAGCTCTTCCTGGCGTTGCCGTACGTGCTCACCCTGCTCGTGCTGGCCGGCGCGAGTGGACGGTCCGCCGCACCGGCGGCACTCGGCAAACGTATCTGACTTTCTCCTGATTCTCTGTTATCACATAGCGGTCGCGTGCGGACTGCGCGGTCAGCGTGAGATCGCGATGCAGCGTATCGTTTCCGAAGGCACGACCTTTCACCAACATCGAACATGACGACATCCCGTACGGCATTCCGTGCGCTCCGGCCGGCGTTTGCGCTGGCTCCGCTCTCCCTGCTGTCGGCTGCGGCGCTGAGCGCACAGTCGGGCAAGCCGGTCACCAACGAAGCCGACGTGATGGCCAGAGCCAAGGCCATCC comes from Gemmatimonas aurantiaca and encodes:
- a CDS encoding ABC transporter ATP-binding protein, coding for MDIPAPADRIVNGAAGGDADEASGDRSHSLSHSLSQTPRATPLSTPLLSLAHISRHFGRVQALDDVSFAVRAGTVHALLGENGAGKTTLMRIVFGLLTPDDGSPSVIEWRGTPLAVRAPADALAAGIGMVHQHFTLVPAMTVAENVALGGHGRFDPAAAAARVREVGARAGLLLDPDARVDTLPVGAQQRCEIVKALARDVQLLILDEPTAVLAPADARELLAWVRRFADAGNAVVLITHKLRDALAVADDVTVLHRGRSVLSVPARQTTEAALAAAMLGDAQPAQDGASVQNIPDVRGAPGAHGMARSGLRSPEKNAHEPPPEIILSLRDVTWCDARDVVRVRRASMDVRRGEIVGVAAVEGAGQHELLRLLAGRLTPVRGSVIRPMDVGFVPEDRHRDALLLDAPLFENVALRGAGARRGRLSWPDFRHRTTALMSRFDVRAAGTETSARTLSGGNQQKFVLGRELGDAPPALVVENPSRGLDFKATQAVQQALRDARDRGTAVVLYSSDLDEVLALADRVYVVHDGRVTEMIADRDAVGRAMLGAQASMPSAGA
- a CDS encoding ABC transporter permease; this translates as MSALDVGTAFLESTVRTATPLALAALGECVSERAGVINIGLEGSIIAGALGGTVAAGIVGVGGGFVAGAVAGMAIAALFAWFTVGMRADQIITGTAITLFALGLTGTLYRSVFGAAGVALTTPTAGTFTIPGLASIPLIGPAFFSQPVVTYVAMTFAVVLAWWMRRTHAGLALRAIGEYPEAAVAAGIAPRRIQALAVLFAGAMAGLAGATLVLAQAGTFVEGMSAGRGFIAIAIVVLGRWQPLGVAGAALLFGAANSLQTLFQSMGWSGIPYQLFLALPYVLTLLVLAGASGRSAAPAALGKRI
- a CDS encoding ABC transporter permease, which gives rise to MNHPVEGSTTGSTTVAARVPGQASAGLRQAGLAAGQVVMLLAMGLFLLAALLVATGHPVIPALTALFRGAFGSWYAITSATLVRMIPLGFAGLAVALAFRAGVLNVGAEGQLLVGAAAATALALPLQNTSPLLAIPLMIVGGAAAGGVWAMIAGVLRLRFGVLEVISTIMLNFIALNLTGWLVRGPLQEPQRVNPQSASLPASLQLPVLLDGTRLHAGVMMLPVVAVALWWWLFHTASGFRVRAVGANVRAAESAGEIRVARTLLLVFLLSGLLAGLGGAVEYLGITYALYENFSPGYGYTAIAVALLARLHPVGVLATALLFGALEAGANAMQRDAGVPSVVVSVVEAVLILLVVAVDRWRARTSDSAGAMSGTTSGATPGAAA